GGTTGTCGGGACCGCTGTCGTCGTCGAAGTAGGCGTGATACAGCCGGTAGATGACGTATACGATGATACCGATGGTCAGGACGGCGAGCGCGCTGGCGAGATACCAGTCGGCCCCCGTTAGTGGCGCTGCACCGCGAACGAAGACGATCTCGAGTTCGCCGTCCTCGAAGTGATGTGGGCCGTCCCAGACGAGGTGTGTCGGCGTCTCGAGGGCGTAGTTGTCCGGCGATTCGATCACGAGCCGCTGATCCGAGGTCAGGCTCGGAAACCACGTTCCGTCCGGTGAGTCGAACGCGTCACCGAAGTAGATTCGTTCCTCGTCGGCCGTGGCGAAGTTCTCCCAGGTAAACGAGTACGAAACGACGCCGACTCGCACCGTCTCGTTCTCGACGTCGATGTCGTCCGCGAGATCCGCTTCGGTTTCCGGTTCTAGCGGTTCGGTTCGTGGCTCGTCCCAGCCAGCGTCGCCGATCGCCATCTCGCGGCCGGTCGTCTCTTCGGCAGCCTCGAGTTCGGTCTGGAACGATTGTGCGTCGTATCCGACTGATCGCTGCCCGGAGACGACTGCTTCGGACCACTCGTCGAACGTCTCGTTACCTTCTTCGCCGATCAGGAGGAATCGACTCTCGATCGACCAGTGGGCGTCACCGTCGTCCTGCACCTGAATTCGTATTACCTGTGCGGGGTCGGCAGGCGGGAGTGACGTGCTGTTCGAGGAGAGAGAGGCCGACTGTACGCGTGGCTCACTAGTAGCGGAAACTGATTGGAGATCCGAGTCGGTCTCTAGGGAAGGCTGATGAGTCGCCGCCGGGTCGGGATTGGAGTTGGACGTGAAACCCGATGCCGACGGTACAGCGGCCACCGCCCCCAAAGTAGACGTTGCGAGGAGGACTGTGAGGGCAAATGTGATGGCGGTGGATAACCGCATGCGTATCAACGGGTGGTTTCCCGGGGGAAAAAACACTTTCTATAGCAGATAATACGAGCTTTCCAGCCGTCAGACGATGTATCAGAGCGTGCAGTGGCCTTCCGACCGGTGCGACCGGCTTTTATATCAGGAGCGCATACAGTGGCCCGATGAAGGGTGTGACCCCCGTTTTCCTCGCGTTGCTTCTCGTCTGTTCGCTGCCCGCGATTGCCCTCGTCGCGGCGGATCCTGGTAGCGAAGCCCGGAGTCAGTTCGACGAGAGCGTACAGCCGACCGTCGCCCAGCAGTCCGACCCTGTTAACACTGTCAACACGACGAACCGTCTCTCCCTCCCCGGTGACCCCGAAACCGAGTATGCAGAGTACGGTTCCGACCTCGGTATCGCACTCGCGAGCAGCGACGATGCCCTCCGCATCGATCACGAAGTGTTCGCGCTCTCGGAACGGGAGTTCGATCAGGCGAACATGACCGAACAGGCTACGATGGTCGAAGCCGCACACGAGCGGATCCAGGAACGGATCGACGACCTCGAGGAACGTGAGCGCGAGGCGGTTCGTGCTCATGCGAACGACGAACAAACGACGGCTGAACTAACACAGACGTTGTTGCGAAACTACCACGAGGCCGACGAGCTAGAAACGACGCTCAACCAGCTCGAATCACGTGCAGAACGAATACCTGGCTACTCGCTCCCGAGTGATGAACTTCGGGCGGATCGGGACGCGCTGAGTGCGTACCAGACCCAGCCACGGACTGGCCTCGATATCGCGAGCGAAACGGCCGATGCCGACCAGCAGTACGAGTACGTAATTCAAACGACCGAGGAGGGATACAGTCTCGCGACGATCGAAGGCGACGTGTACCTCCTCGAAACCGCTCGGTTCGACAACCGTGACACGACCGAACCCGACCAATTCAGCGGGTTCGAACACATCGACCGTGCGAACGAACTGTATCCGTGGGCTGCGGACGATACGCCACCTTCTCGACTCCACGGTGATACACGCGGTTTCTACTGGCTCGAGTACAGTCACGCTCAGGGCAACCTCGAAGTATATCTCGACGCCGGGACAGGCGATGTTTACCGAGAGATACAGGAACTTTCGATCAGTTCGCTGCCCGTTACCGACCAAAACAGCTGGGCGAACGAGAGCCTCGAGATGTCGGTCAACCAGACGGCGGCGAACGGCCCGGTCGAAGTGACGGTTACCGACGAAGAGACCGGCGACCCCGTCCCGGCGACCGTTTCGATCGAGGATCTCGAGAACGAAGAAACGGACCTGATCGAACTGGGAGAAACCGATCCGGAAGACGGTACGCTCCGGTTCGTGCCGCCGACGGGCGACTTCGAGATCACTGCGGAGACGGCAACTAACACTGTCAACGGGACCGTCTCGTCGACTGGATAACCGCCGTCGATTACGACACCTGCGTTCGTTCGCCTTCTGTTTATATACCATCACGACGCAGAGCGACGCGTGAGTATGCCGTCGGCGGCTGCCGAGTGCTGTGAGGCCGATCGAGGTGTCAGCCCGCTGGTCGGCGCGCTGGCCCTGATCGTAATTACGGTCTGTCTAGCTGCTGTCGTCGCCGTCGGCGCTGCCTCGTGGTCACTCGAGTCGACAGGCCCGAACGCGGCAGTCGAACTCGAGGTGGACGGCGACGGATCCGTACTCGTCTTCGATCACGTGGCTGGCGACTCGATCGACGTTCGCGAGTTGACGCTAACGATCGCGATCGACGGGACTGAGCTGTCGCACCAGCCTCAGCTCCCGTTCGTCGGGACGGAGGGGTTCGACGGTGCGCCGTCGGGACCGTTCAACGCCGAATCCGACCCGCACTGGCGGACCGGTGAGCGGGCGACGCTGACCGTCGCCGACACGAACGAGCCGCTGCTCGAGTCCGGTGATACCGTTACAGTCGTCCTCGCTGTCGACGGACACGCGCTCGCGGAACTCGAGGCGACGGCGTAACTACTCGGGTGCGCGAGCGACCGTCGTGATCGCGACGTCGGGATCGTAGGACGGCCCCATGAAGGCGTGTTTCACGTCCTCGAAGCCGGCGGTCTTGAACATCTCGTCCGCCTCGTGTTCGTCGTAAAACAGCATTATCGAGTCGGCGAGTCGCTGGGCGAGGAAGTTGTCCGGGTAGTTCGGGCCGACGACCAGCACCTGCCCGCCGGGTTTCAGCACGCGGCGGAACTCCCGGAGCGCGAGAATCGGGTTCGGCCAGTACTCGATCGATCCCGAGGACCAGACGACGTCGAACGTGTCGGTCGCGAACGGTAGCCGTTCGGCGTCGCCCCGGTGGAAGTGGACCGGTGGCGCGCGCTTGCCGAACTTGCCGTAGGCTTTCTCGAGCTGGTGTTCGCTCTGGTCGAGCGCGTACACTTCGTCGATGTGTTCGAGCAGTCCTTCGGTCGCGAAGCCGGTGCCACAGCCGACGTCGAGGACGGTCATGTCCTCCTCGAGGTCGAGCAACTCGAGGGCCTCGGCGCGCATCTCCTCGTTCCAGATGAAGGGGTTGACCTGGTCGTACACCTTCGAGAGGTACTTGTAGAACAGCCGGGCCCGGGCCTTGTTCTCGAGAACTCCCATTGGACGGAAGTTTCGGTCGGATCGGGATATGTCTACTGTTCCGGTCTTCGTCCTCGGTAACGGATTCGATCGGCAGTTGCAGGGGGGAACGGAGCCGATAGGCTGGCTTTCGGCGGGGGAATCGGGGCCGAGTAATCGGAGTATACTGGCTCCGGAACCGACGGGACGGACCAGACGCTTTCGCAACTACCATATACGCGCTCTTTCAAACGTTCGCTTGCTTAGAGTATGCCGAGGCCACAGGTTCTCGAACGAATCAAGTCGGCGGAGCAAGAAGCCGACGAGATCGTCGCAGAAGCGGAGGAGGATCGCGACGAGCGAATAGCCGAGGCCCGGGAACGAGCCGAGGAGATTCGCACGCAAGCACAACAGGACGCACAGGAACTCAAAGAGCGCCGACTCGAGGAGGCGCGCGAAGAAATCGACGCGGAGTGTGAACGCGTTCTCGAGGACGGCGAAGACGAGCGCGAGGAACTCGCGGGTCGCGCTCGGGATCGGATCGACGAAGTGACCGACCACGTCGTCGACCTGTTCCAGGAGGACGTCCATGCTCAGACCTGAGAAGATGAGCAAGGTCTCGGTGACCGGCTCCAAGGGCGTCATGCCCACGGTCATCGAGACGATCCACGGACTGAACCTGGTCCACCTCTCGGACTACGACGGTTCCTGGGAGGGGTTCGACAACGGTAACCCGATCGAAGGGGCCGACGACGCCTCCGAGAAGCTGGTGACGGTCCGTGCGCTCGAGAGTACGCTCGATCTCTCGGCGGACGAGGCCGACCCCGGTTCCGTCCGGCTCGCGGACGACTGGGAAGGGCGTCTCGAGGAGATCCGCACACAGATCAACGACCTCGATGACCAGCGCAGCGAGGTTCAGGAGGAACTCCGGCAGGTCGACGAACGGATCGACCGTCTCGAGCCCTTCGCGGAACTGGGGATCGAACTGGACCTGCTGTCGGGCTACGACTCCGTCGACGTCAGCGTCGGCGAAGGGCCGACGGGACAGATCGAAGCCGCGCTCGAAGCGGCCGAGGAGATCCGTACGTTCGAGACGTTCACCGGTGGCGACGTCGTGGCTATCGTGGCCGCACCCGCCGAGGACGTCGACGAGGACGACGACCCGATCGCCGACGCGCTGGTCGGCGTCGAATTCACCCGCCACGAGGTTCCGGACACCGAGAAATCACCGTCCGAGTACGTCGATGCGCTGGAACAGCAAAAGCGCGAACTCGAGGCGGAGATCGAGCGAATCGACTCGGATCTCGCGGAGATCAAGCGAAAGGACGGCGCGTTCCTGCTTCGCATCGAAGAGAAACTGACCATCGAGGTCCAGCAGGCGGAGGCTCCGCTCCAGTTCGCGACGACCGATCGGGCGTTCATCGCGGAAGGATGGATCCCGACGGCCGAGTACGACCGACTCGTTGCCGCACTCGAGGACGCCGTCGGCGACAGCGTCGAGGTCGAAGAGCTCGAGCAGGCGAGTTACGACCGCCACGGTGCTACGCACACCGAAGACGTTGCACAGGGTACGCAGGCGGCGAAAGACGACGAAGACGGTCCGAGTCCGGACGCCGACGAGCAGGAACAGCAAAAGGCCGTCACGGACGGTGGCTCGGTCGTCACGATGGACGACCAGCCGCCGACGATCCAGAACAATCCGAGAGGGGCCAAGTCGTTCGAGGCACTGGTCAAGGCAGTCAACCGGCCGAAGTACAACGAACTCGATCCGACGATCCTTCTGTTCCTGACGTTCCCGTTCTTCTTCGGGTTCATGATCAGTGACGTCGGGTACGGACTCCTGTACGTGCTGGTCGGGTACTACATGTACCAGAGCTTCGAGAGTCCCGGGATCACGAGTCTCGGTGGCGTCGCGATGTGGTGTGGCGCTTTCACGATATTCTTCGGGATCCTGTTCGGTGAATTCCTCGGACTCCACGAACTGGGCTACATCGTCTTCGGTGACGCCGGTGCGCCCATGGGAGACAAGGGTCTCACGCCAGCGACGGCTGAGTTCGTCAACGCCTGGCTGATCATCGCAATCGCGCTGGGCGTGCTCCACCTGAACATCGGCTGGATCCTCGACTTCGTCGAGAACATTCAGCACGGCCACGGTGTCTGGGGTGCGATCACCCACAGTGGCTCGTGGCTCCTGATGCTCAACGGGATCTGGATCTGGGTGTTCTCGGCGCAGGCAGCAGACGTCAAGCCGGACTTCATCTACAACGCGTTCGACGGCCAACCGTTCGCGTTCGGCTTCAGCGGCTTCCCGCTGATGGACGTCTTCACCGTCCCGGCAGCGGCCGAAGCGATTCCCGCCGTCGGCGGGGCGCTTGCTGGCTTCGACGTCACGTTCCCGCTGCTGATGGTGATCGCTGGCTTCGTGCTGCTGGCAGTCGGTGATCCCGTCGAACTCGCCGAGTTCGCAATGCCGTTCGCACACGTCGTCTCCTACGCACGGATGACCGCCGTCCTGCTCGCGAAGGGTGGGATGGCGTTCGTCGTCAACCTGCTGACGTTCGGGGCCTACCAGACCCCCGAAGGGTATCGACCGTTCGCCGCTCCATGGAACGCCATTCCCGAAGGCTCGACCGAGATGTTCCCCGGCCTGTTCCACATGGGACCGGCCGAGTTCGTCGTCGGCATTCTCGTGTTCATCGTTGGACACATCCTGGTCTTGCTACTTGGTATCACAAGTGCCGGATTACAGGGGATCCGACTCGAGTATGTCGAGTTCTTTGGGAAGTTTTATGATGGCGGTGGAAAGAACTACGAACCGTTCGGAACCGATCGAAACCACAGTGAGGATTAACTACAATGAGTGAACTCGAACTCGTCAACGCAGTACTGCAGAATGGTGTCGAAGAATCGCCCTTCCTGACCGCTGAGGGTGCCGCAGCGATCGCTGTCGGCCTCTCCGCGCTCGCCGCAGGGTATGCCGAGCGAGGTATCGGTGCCGCCGCAATCGGTGCGATCGCCGAGGACGACGACCTGTTCGTTCCTGGCCTGATCATGACCGTCCTCCCAGAGACGCTCGTGATCCTGGCTCTGGTCGTCGTCTTCATCGTCGGATAACCTCCCTCCCCTTCTCTCACAATGAGTTTGGAAACAGTCGTAGAAGACATTCGAGAAGAGGCCAACGCGCGTGCGGAGGAAATCCGTAGCGAGGCCGAGGCTCGCGCCGACGAGATCGTCTCGGAAGCCGAGGCCGACGCCGAAGAGATCGAGTCGTCGGCCGAGCAGGAGGTCGAACGCGAGACCGAGCAGCTGCGCGAACAGCGACTCTCCAGCGCGAAGCTGGAGGCGAAACAGAAACGCCTGGAGGCCCGCCGTGACGTCCTCGAGGACGTCCACGAGCAGGCCGAATCCGAACTCGTTGCCCTCGAGGGAGACGACCGCGAGGAACTCACTCGCGCTCTCCTCGAGGCTGCAAGCGAGGAGTTCGAGGATGGCGACGACGTCAGCGTCTACGGTCGTGCGGACGACCAGGAGCTGATCGAGTCGATCCTCGACGAGTACGACGACTACGAGTACGCCGGCGAGTACGACTGTCTCGGCGGCGTCGTCGTCGAGAGCGAGGGCTCTCGCGTTCGAGTCAACAACACGTTCGACTCGGTGCTCGAGGACGTCTGGGAGGACAACCTCCAGGAGATCAGTAATCGACTCTTCGACCAATGAGTCTAGGTGCCTCCAACACGGAGTACGTCAACGCTCGCGTCCGAGCACGACGAGCGTCGCTGTTTGCGGACGAAGATTACCGCAAACTGATCCGAATGGGGCCAAGCGGAATCGCGCGGTTCATGGAAGAGTCGGAGTACGAACGCGAGATCAACGAACTCGGGACGCGGTTCTCGGGCGTCGACCTGATCGAATACGCCCTGAACCGCAACCTCGCGAAGCACTTCCAGGACCTGCTCGACTGGTCCGAAGGCCGCATCGAGGACCTCATCGGTCGCTACCTCCGAAAGTTCGACGTCTGGAACCTCAAGACGATCATCCGCGGGATCTACACCGACACGCCCGCCGAGGACATCCGGACGGACCTCATTCGGGCCGGTGAACTCGACGACGCGACGATCGACCGGCTGCTCGAGGTCGACGAGATCGAGGACGCCATCGAGATCCTCGACGGGACGACCTACTACGAGCCGCTCCGTGAAGGCTACGAGGAGTTCGAGGAGACCGGCGTCCTCGTCCCTCTCGAGAACGCACTCGACCGCGAGTTCTACGAGCACCTGCTCGACGACCTCGGTCGCCCCCAGGAGGGGCCGGAAGCGAAGTACGTCGAGTTCCTGCAGGCCGAGATCGACTTCCGGAACGCCCGCAACGCACTGCGACTCGCTCGCAGCGGTGCCGACCTCGATCCGGCGACCTACTACATCGAGGGTGGCGTCCTGTTCGAGGAGTCGGAACTGAACCGACTCGTCGCGGACTACGACGAACTCGTCGATCACATCGCCGAGAACAAACGCTACGGCGACCGACTCTCCGGAGCACTGGATCGGCTGCGCGATGCTGACAGCCTTATCCAGTTCGAGCACGCACTAGACGCTGCGTTGCTCGAGTACGCGGATACCCTCTCGAGTATCTATCCGGTGTCGGTGTCGGCCGTGTTGTCGTACATCCTCGCGAAAGAACGCGAGGTCGAGAACATCCGCGCGATCGCACGGGGCCGTGAGGTCGGTCTCGACGAAAGCGAAATCGAAGAGGAGCTGGTGATCCTATGAGCCAGGAGATCGCAGTCGTCGGCAGTCCGGAGTTCACTACCGGTTTCCGCCTCGCGGGAGTCCGGCGCTTCGAGAACGTCCCGGACGACGAGAAAGACGACGAACTGGACGACGCAGTGACGGACGTCCTCGCGGACGAGGGCGTCGGTATCGTCGTCATGCACGACGACGACCTCGACTACCTCTCACGGGGCGTTCGTCAGGACGTCGAGACGAGCGTCGAACCGGTCGTCGTCACCATCGGCAGCGGAACCGGTGGCGGCGGACTGCGCGACCAGATCAAACGCGCGATCGGTATCGACCTAATGGAAGAGGACGAAGACAGCTAAACTATGAGCCAGGCAGAAGACATCGAATCCGTCGACGAAGACGGTGTAATCGAAAGCGTGAGCGGTCCGGTCGTGACCGCCATGGACCTCGACGCCCGGATGAACGACGTCGTCTACGTCGGCGACGAAGGACTGATGGGCGAGGTTATCGAGATCGAAGGGAACCTGACCACCATTCAGGTGTACGAGGAGACGTCCGGCGTCGGCCCGGGCGAACCCGTCGAGAACACGGGCGAGCCCCTTTCCGTCGACCTCGGACCCGGTATGCTCGACTCTATCTACGACGGCGTCCAGCGTCCGCTGGACGTCCTCGAGGACAAGATGGGGACGGCGTTCCTCGACCGCGGGGTCGACGCCCCCGGTATCGACCTCGAGAAGAAGTGGGAGTTCGAGCCCGAAGTCGAGGAAGGCGACGAAGTCGAACCCGGCGACGTCGTCGGGATCGTCTCCGAGACGGTCACCATCGACCACAAGGTCATGGTGCCGCCGGACTACGAGGGTGGCGAAGTCACCTCGATCGAGAGCGGCGAGTTCACGGTCGAAGAGACCGTCGCCGAACTCTCCTCCGGCGAGGAAATCCAGATGCGCCAGGAGTGGCCGGTCCGTGAGGCCCGACCTGCGGGCAACAAGGAGACGCCGACCGAGCCGCTCGTGACGGGACAGCGCGTCCAGGACGGACTGTTCCCGCTCGCGAAGGGTGGGACGGCGGCGATTCCCGGTCCCTTCGGTTCCGGGAAGACCGTCACCCAGCAGCAACTCGCCAAGTGGTCCGACGCGGACATCGTCGTCTACATCGGCTGTGGCGAGCGTGGCAACGAGATGACCGAGGTCATCGAGGACTTCCCGGAACTGCCGGACCCACAGACCGGGAACCCGCTGATGGCCCGGACCTGCCTCATCGCCAACACGTCGAACATGCCCGTCGCAGCCCGTGAATCCTGTATCTACACGGGTATCACGATCGCCGAGTACTACCGCGACATGGGCTACGACGTCGCGCTGATGGCCGACTCCACCTCCCGGTGGGCAGAGGCCATGCGTGAGATTTCGAGCCGACTCGAGGAGATGCCCGGCGAGGAGGGGTACCCTGCGTACCTCGCCGCCGCGCTCTCCGAGTTCTACGAGCGAGCCGGCAAGTTCCAGCTGATCAACGGCGACGAGGGATCGATTTCGGTCGTCGGTGCCGTTTCGCCGCCGGGCGGGGACTTCTCCGAGCCGGTCACCCAGAACACGCTGCGTATCGTCAAGACGTTCTGGGCGCTGGACGCCGACCTCGCGGAACGTCGGCACTTCCCGTCGATCAACTGGAACGAGTCCTACTCGCTATACAAGGACCAGCTCGACCCCTGGTGGGAGTCCGAGATCGCCGACGACTGGTCGGAGGTCCGCCAGTGGGCTGTCGACACCCTCGACGAAGAGGACGAACTGCAGGAGATCGTCCAGCTCGTCGGCAAGGACGCGCTGCCGGAAGACCAGCAGCTCACGCTCGAAGTCGCTCGCTACCTGCGTGAGGCCTGGCTCCAGCAGAACGCACTCCACGACGTCGACACCTACTGTGAACCCGAGAAGACCTACCGGATGCTGACGGCGATCAAGACCTTCAACGACGAGGCCTTCGATGCGCTCGAGGCAGGCGTCCCGGTCGACGAGATCCAGGACGTCGACGCTGCACCGCGACTCAACCGGATGGGCACCTCCGAGGACTGGGAGGCGTTCATCGAGGACATCGAGAGCGATCTCGAAGAACAACTGCGAGCACTGTACTAACGATGAAAGAGTACCAGACTATCACGGAAATCAGCGGTCCGCTGGTGTTCGCCGAAGTCGACGAACCCGTCGGCTACGACGAGATCGTCGAGATCGAGACACCACAGGGCGAGACCCTGCGCGGACAGGTACTGGAATCGAGCGAAGGTATCGTCTCGATCCAGGTGTTCGAAGGGACTGGCGGTATCGACCGCAACGCCTCCGTTCGCTTCCTGGGCGAGACGATGAAGATGCCCGTCACCGAGGATCTGCTCGGACGGGTGCTCGACGGCTCCGGGAACCCGATCGACGACGGTCCGGAGATCGTCCCCGACAAGCGACAGGACATCGTCGGCGAGGCGATCAACCCCTTCTCGCGTGAGTACCCCGAGGAGTTCATCCAGACCGGCGTCTCCGCCATCGACGGCATGAACACGCTGGTTCGTGGCCAGAAGCTGCCGATCTTCTCCGGATCGGGGCTGCCACACAACGAACTCGCGCTCCAGATCGCCCGTCAGGCGACCGTGCCGGAAGAAGAGGAAGGCGACGGCGAAGGCTCGGAGTTCGCAGTCATCTTCGGTGCGATGGGGATCACCCAGGAAGAGGCAAACGAGTTCATGGACGACTTCGAGCGCACCGGTGCGCTCGAGCGGTCGGTCGTCTTCATGAACCTCGCGGACGACCCGGCAGTCGAACGTCAGGTCACGCCGCGACTCGCACTTACCACGGCCGAATACCTCGCCTTCGAGAAGGACTACCACGTGCTGGTCATCCTCACGGACATGACCAACTACTGTGAGGCGCTTCGTGAGATCGGTGCCGCACGTGAGGAGGTTCCGGGCCGACGTGGTTACCCGGGTTACATGTACACCGACCTGGCTCAGCTCTACGAGCGCGCCGGTCGTATCGAAGGCAAGGACGGATCTGTCACCCAGATTCCGATCCTGACGATGCCCGGCGACGACGACACCCACCCGATTCCGGACCTGACTGGCTACATTACCGAGGGCCAGATTATGATGGATCGGGACCTGAACAGCCAGGGTATCGAGCCGCCGATCAACGTCCTGCCCAGCCTGTCGCGGCTGATGGACGACGGTATCGGTGAGGGCCTGACCCGCGAAGACCACGGCGACGTCTCCGACCAGATGTACGCCGCCTACGCTGAGGGTGAGGACCTGCGCGACCTCGTGAACATCGTCGGTCGCGAAGCACTCTCCGAGCGGGACAACAAGTTCCTCGACTTCGCCGACCGCTTCGAAACGGAGTTCGTCCAGCAGGGGTACGACACCAACCGTTCGATCGAGGAGACGCTCGATCTCGGCTGGGACCTGCTCTCGATGCTCCCCAAGACGGAACTCAACCGTATCGACGAGGACCTCATCGAAGAGCACTACCGCGAAGAGGCAGTCGAAGCCACCGCGGACGACTGAGACGTCGACTGTAGCGATTTCGTCGTTTATCAGCTTTTTTCCCGCCGTCGGAACGCCGTACTGTTTACCTGATAGGGGTTGCTGTACGCTCGGCCGGTCTGGTCGTCCTGCGGTGAATTACGCGATATCAGCCGTTAACAGGTACGGAACGGTGCTTGTCGCGATGTAACTGTACTGTTCACGAACTTGCCGCCAGTTTCTCTCACTCGCTTCTATAGAACTCGGTCGTTCAGGGATTCGGACGTCGCGTTCGGCTGGAGACATCAGGGTCCCTGCCACTGCAGCGACGTGAGGAACACGAGAATCATCACTGCGAGAATTACGAGTGCGTGATCCGTCGCCCACCGTTCGAACGCCGATGAGAGTACCACTCCAGCGGCGAGCATCCCGAAAATAC
This region of Natronobacterium texcoconense genomic DNA includes:
- a CDS encoding ATP synthase subunit B, whose protein sequence is MKEYQTITEISGPLVFAEVDEPVGYDEIVEIETPQGETLRGQVLESSEGIVSIQVFEGTGGIDRNASVRFLGETMKMPVTEDLLGRVLDGSGNPIDDGPEIVPDKRQDIVGEAINPFSREYPEEFIQTGVSAIDGMNTLVRGQKLPIFSGSGLPHNELALQIARQATVPEEEEGDGEGSEFAVIFGAMGITQEEANEFMDDFERTGALERSVVFMNLADDPAVERQVTPRLALTTAEYLAFEKDYHVLVILTDMTNYCEALREIGAAREEVPGRRGYPGYMYTDLAQLYERAGRIEGKDGSVTQIPILTMPGDDDTHPIPDLTGYITEGQIMMDRDLNSQGIEPPINVLPSLSRLMDDGIGEGLTREDHGDVSDQMYAAYAEGEDLRDLVNIVGREALSERDNKFLDFADRFETEFVQQGYDTNRSIEETLDLGWDLLSMLPKTELNRIDEDLIEEHYREEAVEATADD
- a CDS encoding ATP synthase subunit A; protein product: MSQAEDIESVDEDGVIESVSGPVVTAMDLDARMNDVVYVGDEGLMGEVIEIEGNLTTIQVYEETSGVGPGEPVENTGEPLSVDLGPGMLDSIYDGVQRPLDVLEDKMGTAFLDRGVDAPGIDLEKKWEFEPEVEEGDEVEPGDVVGIVSETVTIDHKVMVPPDYEGGEVTSIESGEFTVEETVAELSSGEEIQMRQEWPVREARPAGNKETPTEPLVTGQRVQDGLFPLAKGGTAAIPGPFGSGKTVTQQQLAKWSDADIVVYIGCGERGNEMTEVIEDFPELPDPQTGNPLMARTCLIANTSNMPVAARESCIYTGITIAEYYRDMGYDVALMADSTSRWAEAMREISSRLEEMPGEEGYPAYLAAALSEFYERAGKFQLINGDEGSISVVGAVSPPGGDFSEPVTQNTLRIVKTFWALDADLAERRHFPSINWNESYSLYKDQLDPWWESEIADDWSEVRQWAVDTLDEEDELQEIVQLVGKDALPEDQQLTLEVARYLREAWLQQNALHDVDTYCEPEKTYRMLTAIKTFNDEAFDALEAGVPVDEIQDVDAAPRLNRMGTSEDWEAFIEDIESDLEEQLRALY